A genomic window from Dictyoglomus sp. NZ13-RE01 includes:
- the lpxC gene encoding UDP-3-O-[3-hydroxymyristoyl] N-acetylglucosamine deacetylase has product MEFQRTIKREITIEGVGLHTGKFSRITLIPSEENKGIIFIKNNCQIPALADYVVDTKRNVSLGYNGIEILTIEHLLSALYSLRITNLYVLVEGDEIPILDGSSFPWIEAIKNSGIEVQKAPIDYFSLDFPLVEKEGKGMIILFPSNSFKIHCVLSFPGTPILWQRYEFFDLDKYEKDIAPARTFGFWYELEELEKNGLIKGASLENAVLVGKEGYVNKERFEDEPVRHKILDIIGDFCLLGRYLNAHIFALSSGHTLHIKMVRRLKEFFRGSNKE; this is encoded by the coding sequence ATGGAATTTCAAAGAACAATTAAGAGAGAAATTACTATAGAAGGCGTAGGTCTTCATACAGGTAAATTTTCGAGGATTACTCTTATCCCATCCGAGGAAAACAAAGGAATAATCTTTATAAAAAATAATTGCCAAATTCCAGCTTTAGCTGATTATGTAGTGGATACTAAAAGAAATGTAAGTTTAGGATATAATGGTATAGAAATTTTAACTATTGAGCATCTTCTTTCTGCTCTTTATTCCTTAAGAATAACAAATTTATATGTTCTTGTGGAAGGTGATGAGATACCCATTCTTGATGGAAGTTCTTTTCCTTGGATAGAAGCTATTAAAAATTCAGGAATAGAGGTACAGAAAGCACCTATAGATTATTTTTCTTTAGATTTTCCGTTAGTAGAAAAAGAAGGCAAAGGAATGATCATCCTGTTTCCCTCTAATTCTTTTAAGATTCACTGCGTACTTTCCTTTCCGGGAACACCTATTCTGTGGCAAAGATACGAATTTTTTGATCTTGATAAATATGAAAAAGATATTGCACCTGCAAGAACTTTTGGTTTTTGGTATGAATTGGAAGAACTTGAAAAGAATGGACTGATAAAGGGAGCAAGCTTAGAAAATGCTGTTCTTGTTGGGAAAGAAGGGTATGTGAATAAAGAAAGATTTGAGGATGAACCTGTAAGACATAAAATTTTGGATATTATTGGTGATTTTTGCTTGCTTGGAAGGTATTTAAATGCTCACATTTTTGCTCTTTCCTCAGGTCATACTCTTCATATTAAGATGGTTAGAAGACTAAAAGAGTTCTTTAGGGGGAGTAATAAGGAATGA
- the fabZ gene encoding 3-hydroxyacyl-[acyl-carrier-protein] dehydratase FabZ codes for MNVDILKILPHRYPFLMVDRVIEFKKGESIKTIKNVSYNEQIFQGHFPEYPIFPGVLIIEALAQSAGILLFLSFGEEGKKYIAYLTGVDGVKFRKQVTPGDVLTLEVTLKKSLKNIFKFDGVAKVGDEVVAGGEITLALGGA; via the coding sequence ATGAATGTGGATATTTTAAAGATATTACCTCATAGATATCCTTTTTTAATGGTGGATAGGGTTATAGAATTTAAGAAGGGTGAAAGCATAAAAACAATTAAAAATGTATCTTACAATGAACAGATTTTTCAAGGACACTTCCCTGAATATCCTATTTTCCCTGGAGTATTAATAATTGAGGCTTTAGCTCAGTCCGCAGGTATCCTTTTGTTTTTATCCTTTGGGGAAGAGGGAAAGAAATATATAGCATATTTGACAGGAGTGGATGGAGTAAAATTTAGAAAACAAGTAACCCCAGGAGATGTGCTAACCTTAGAAGTAACTCTTAAAAAAAGCCTTAAGAACATATTTAAGTTTGACGGCGTAGCTAAAGTAGGGGATGAGGTAGTAGCAGGAGGTGAGATTACACTTGCTTTGGGAGGAGCATAA
- a CDS encoding outer membrane protein assembly factor translates to MGLNFRKDGDILKKFVFIILISVFLINVIYSQQATYKVSGIIIEGNQKISRDEILKIIGIKVGDTIDDGKLEDLKKRLENTGFFLSVNVIKNSTKDGIELSFQLVETPFLIWISGIRFLGLSKVDVNTLSKSLFLPNIGWTTEKKIWDQRKAFLETGFFEDIDIQEENTESGILLNFIFKEMPIIKRLDYFGLKNVSKEKVEGIINLKVDDFISSSILDEKKKNLEESGLFSKVDYSLTEDKGYAYVSFYFVENPLISEINIYGLNNVKIDEVRNVLGIKGEIVENKIKPEEKLFYSDYLKEVWENKLLNTGYFERVDWDISDNVENVVVNLKFKENPIILAVFIEGNRNLSKENILKMLALRGREFYSDKFLEEKKSLLLNSPYFESVEVKKISSVSGVYVTFKVKENPILLEVNFEGLNLIKPESLKDYITLKIGDFINDEMIKEQIKKLEGSGFFESVNVKKDIMGDGVKLTFEFKENPQVKRISFEGLQSIPSENIKKIMQVKEGMPINYSLLRQDFENIQKYLQNIGFVFTTLKEFKFVDGELTLIFKEYIVEDIKVEIQKTTETSVLGFMAFLRRPTEENVVRREISLKIGAPFNWERVKQDLQNIYNTGVFDDVAIRLEQGSDEDKIKVIYVAKEKLTGSINFGGGYSSSSGLYGFIEYREDNFLGKAQKLSFNFLLSGGAKANYTLKFNDPWFLGSKNNFELDIYDKKSTVSVTTEEGTKSLDEERTGGSFSFYYPLGRSINLGLGFKYEDVWQTYLGATYTHTNIASVMLSVSRDTRDFILSPTQGTRSSLTIEFAGGGSASNFAKYQGEFQWHIPLTNINALTISQMKDRQVLSLKASIGLSEGDIPSTEFFTLGGANSIRGYLDNEFSGDSYVLFNLQYRMPLGSGLYGVAFLDSGGTFNLKSLSSFNDIKLYTGVGLGLRYETILIPIRLDFGYNFGQDPADPNTKWRVHFSFGDVF, encoded by the coding sequence ATGGGGTTAAATTTTAGAAAGGATGGTGATATTTTGAAAAAGTTTGTGTTTATAATCTTAATCAGTGTTTTTCTGATAAATGTAATATATTCACAGCAGGCTACATATAAAGTTTCTGGAATAATTATTGAGGGAAATCAGAAAATTAGTAGGGATGAGATTTTGAAGATTATAGGGATAAAGGTAGGAGATACTATAGATGACGGAAAGTTGGAAGATTTGAAAAAGAGATTAGAAAATACAGGATTTTTCTTATCTGTAAATGTAATTAAAAATTCCACAAAGGACGGCATTGAGCTTTCTTTTCAACTTGTAGAAACCCCATTTTTAATCTGGATATCAGGGATTAGATTTTTAGGATTAAGTAAGGTGGATGTAAATACATTAAGTAAATCTTTATTTCTTCCTAATATTGGATGGACAACAGAAAAGAAGATTTGGGATCAAAGAAAAGCCTTTCTTGAAACAGGCTTTTTTGAGGATATAGATATTCAAGAGGAGAATACAGAGAGTGGAATTTTATTAAACTTTATTTTTAAAGAAATGCCAATTATTAAGCGTTTAGATTACTTTGGTCTCAAAAATGTATCTAAGGAAAAAGTAGAAGGTATTATAAATCTTAAAGTGGATGATTTCATTTCATCTTCCATATTAGATGAAAAAAAGAAAAACTTAGAAGAGAGTGGTTTATTCTCTAAGGTAGATTACTCTTTAACAGAAGATAAAGGATATGCATATGTATCCTTCTATTTTGTAGAAAATCCATTAATCTCCGAAATAAACATATATGGCTTAAATAATGTAAAGATAGATGAAGTCAGAAATGTATTAGGCATTAAGGGGGAAATTGTTGAAAATAAAATTAAACCAGAAGAAAAGTTATTTTATTCAGATTATTTAAAAGAGGTTTGGGAGAATAAGTTACTAAATACTGGATATTTTGAGAGAGTAGATTGGGATATTAGTGACAATGTCGAAAATGTAGTAGTTAATTTAAAGTTTAAGGAAAATCCTATTATTCTTGCAGTTTTCATAGAAGGAAATAGAAATTTGTCGAAAGAGAATATATTAAAGATGTTGGCTTTAAGGGGTAGGGAATTTTATAGTGATAAATTTTTAGAGGAGAAAAAGAGTTTGCTTCTTAATTCCCCATATTTTGAGAGTGTTGAGGTTAAAAAGATAAGTAGTGTTTCTGGAGTCTATGTTACCTTTAAAGTTAAAGAAAACCCTATCCTTTTGGAGGTTAATTTTGAAGGTCTCAATCTGATTAAGCCTGAATCTTTAAAGGATTATATAACTTTAAAAATAGGGGACTTTATAAATGATGAGATGATAAAGGAGCAGATAAAGAAATTAGAAGGCTCTGGCTTCTTTGAGAGTGTTAATGTTAAGAAAGATATAATGGGGGATGGTGTAAAACTTACTTTTGAGTTTAAAGAGAATCCTCAAGTTAAGAGAATATCCTTTGAAGGACTTCAGAGCATTCCTTCCGAAAATATAAAGAAAATTATGCAGGTTAAAGAGGGCATGCCAATCAACTATTCTTTATTGCGCCAAGATTTTGAAAATATACAAAAATATTTGCAAAATATAGGGTTTGTTTTTACTACCCTTAAAGAGTTCAAATTTGTGGATGGTGAGTTAACCTTGATATTTAAAGAGTATATAGTGGAAGATATTAAGGTTGAGATACAAAAGACCACAGAAACATCTGTTCTTGGTTTTATGGCATTTTTGAGGAGACCAACGGAAGAAAATGTGGTAAGAAGAGAGATATCTTTAAAGATTGGAGCACCTTTCAATTGGGAGAGGGTGAAGCAGGATTTGCAGAACATATATAATACTGGAGTATTTGATGATGTAGCGATAAGGCTTGAGCAGGGTTCTGATGAAGATAAGATTAAGGTTATATATGTAGCAAAAGAAAAATTGACAGGATCTATAAATTTTGGTGGGGGCTATTCAAGCTCTTCAGGACTTTATGGTTTTATTGAGTACAGAGAAGATAATTTTCTTGGAAAGGCTCAAAAATTATCCTTTAATTTCTTGCTATCTGGTGGGGCAAAAGCAAACTACACGTTGAAGTTTAATGACCCATGGTTCTTGGGAAGTAAAAATAATTTTGAATTAGATATCTATGATAAAAAATCTACAGTAAGTGTTACCACCGAAGAGGGAACGAAAAGTTTGGATGAAGAGAGAACAGGAGGAAGCTTTTCCTTCTATTATCCATTGGGAAGATCTATAAATTTAGGATTGGGCTTTAAATATGAGGATGTGTGGCAGACATACTTAGGTGCTACATATACCCATACAAATATAGCAAGTGTTATGTTAAGTGTTTCCAGGGATACAAGAGACTTTATATTAAGTCCAACCCAAGGGACGAGGTCTTCACTAACTATAGAATTTGCAGGGGGAGGTAGTGCCTCTAATTTTGCTAAGTACCAAGGTGAGTTTCAGTGGCATATTCCTTTAACAAATATAAATGCCTTGACCATCTCTCAAATGAAGGATAGGCAAGTTTTATCTCTGAAGGCATCTATAGGTCTTTCGGAAGGAGACATTCCCTCCACAGAGTTTTTTACTCTTGGAGGGGCAAATTCCATAAGAGGTTATTTGGATAATGAATTTTCTGGAGATTCTTATGTTTTATTTAATCTGCAGTATAGAATGCCACTGGGAAGTGGGCTTTATGGAGTTGCCTTTTTAGATTCTGGAGGCACCTTTAATTTGAAATCTTTAAGTTCTTTTAATGATATTAAGCTTTATACAGGAGTTGGGTTAGGATTGAGATACGAGACTATACTTATACCTATAAGGCTTGACTTTGGATACAATTTTGGTCAAGATCCTGCTGATCCTAATACTAAGTGGAGAGTTCACTTCAGTTTTGGAGATGTTTTTTAA
- the upp gene encoding uracil phosphoribosyltransferase, which yields MVHVIDHPLIQHKLTLLRDKNTGPKEFRELLSEISSLMVYEITRDLPLKEIEIETPLKKTKGKVLASNGLCVVPILRAGLVMAEGILRILPSAKEGHIGLYRDHETLKPVQYYTKLPEDIDKREVIVVDPMLATGGSAIAAVSILKARKVKNIKFVCIISAPEGIDAFTSAHPDVDIYTAAIDERLDSNGYIIPGLGDAGDRLFGTK from the coding sequence ATGGTTCACGTAATAGATCATCCATTAATTCAACACAAATTAACATTACTTAGAGATAAAAATACTGGTCCAAAAGAATTTAGAGAATTGTTAAGCGAAATATCAAGTCTCATGGTTTATGAGATAACAAGAGATTTACCATTAAAAGAGATAGAAATTGAGACACCTCTTAAAAAGACAAAGGGAAAAGTTTTAGCAAGTAATGGCTTATGTGTGGTTCCTATATTAAGGGCTGGCTTAGTAATGGCGGAAGGAATTCTTAGAATTCTTCCTTCTGCAAAAGAAGGACATATAGGTCTATATAGAGATCATGAAACTCTCAAACCAGTACAATACTACACAAAATTACCTGAAGATATAGATAAAAGGGAAGTTATTGTGGTAGATCCTATGCTTGCTACAGGTGGCTCTGCTATTGCAGCAGTTTCCATATTAAAGGCAAGAAAAGTAAAAAATATAAAGTTTGTTTGCATAATATCTGCACCAGAAGGGATAGATGCCTTTACGTCCGCCCATCCTGATGTAGATATTTATACCGCAGCTATTGATGAAAGATTAGATAGTAATGGATATATTATTCCGGGGTTAGGCGATGCTGGAGATAGGCTTTTTGGTACAAAGTAA
- the lpxD gene encoding UDP-3-O-(3-hydroxymyristoyl)glucosamine N-acyltransferase: MWLREIAEIIGGELRGEDLWIEKVSTWDRAGERDLIFVFEEKSIKDGEKSKAKAMVIPKISYSSEKSLVLVDNPKLAFAKILRYFDWHFFPSHIHPTSILGENVKIGKDVGIGAYTVIGNNVIIGDNTKIYPHVTIGNDVIIGSNVTIYPNVSIYDHCIIGNNVIIHSGSVIGSDGFGYVWDGNNHVKIPHIGKVIIEDDVEIGANCTIDRGTIDETVIGKGTKIDNLVTIAHNVKIGENCIIVGQSGVAGSSSIGNNVIIAGQSGVSDHVKVGNNVVILARTGVTKDIPDNLVVSGFPARPHSEELKIQAILKKLPEIWEKLKKL; the protein is encoded by the coding sequence ATGTGGCTTAGAGAGATTGCTGAGATTATAGGGGGAGAATTGAGGGGAGAAGATCTGTGGATAGAGAAGGTTTCTACATGGGATAGGGCAGGGGAAAGGGATCTAATTTTTGTCTTTGAAGAGAAGAGCATAAAAGATGGTGAAAAAAGTAAGGCAAAGGCGATGGTTATCCCTAAGATATCTTATTCTTCAGAAAAATCTCTTGTATTAGTGGATAATCCAAAACTCGCCTTTGCCAAGATTTTAAGATACTTTGACTGGCACTTTTTCCCCTCCCATATCCACCCCACAAGTATATTGGGTGAAAATGTAAAGATTGGGAAAGATGTAGGTATTGGAGCTTATACAGTTATTGGTAACAATGTGATAATAGGAGATAACACAAAAATTTATCCCCATGTCACTATTGGTAATGATGTAATAATAGGAAGTAATGTTACTATTTATCCGAACGTATCTATCTATGACCATTGTATCATAGGAAATAATGTAATAATACATTCGGGAAGTGTTATAGGAAGTGATGGTTTTGGATATGTTTGGGATGGTAATAATCATGTAAAAATTCCTCATATTGGAAAGGTTATTATTGAGGATGATGTAGAGATTGGAGCAAATTGTACCATCGATAGAGGAACCATAGATGAGACAGTAATTGGAAAAGGCACAAAAATAGACAATTTAGTTACTATTGCCCATAATGTTAAAATTGGAGAAAATTGCATTATTGTAGGACAGAGTGGGGTTGCTGGAAGTAGTTCTATTGGTAACAATGTAATCATTGCAGGACAGAGTGGAGTTTCTGATCATGTAAAAGTTGGAAATAATGTAGTAATACTTGCAAGAACAGGTGTTACAAAGGACATACCAGATAACTTAGTAGTTTCTGGATTTCCCGCAAGACCCCATTCTGAAGAATTAAAGATACAGGCTATCTTGAAAAAACTTCCTGAAATTTGGGAGAAACTTAAAAAGTTATAA
- the murA gene encoding UDP-N-acetylglucosamine 1-carboxyvinyltransferase: protein MLEIGFLVQSKGREAPLGDSFIIEGGHKLKGEIRVSGSKNASLPIMAASLLLDDEVILDDVPPVNDILTMAEILRLLGKEVVIDDQKVTIRGEPKSFEAPYELVSKMRASFEILGPLLARFGEAKIPYPGGCRIGIRPVDLHIKGFENLGAEINVESGFVHARAKKGLKGAKIYLDKPSVGATRNIMMGAVLAKGETIIENAACEPEVVDLGNFLKLLGAEIEGLGTSTIHIVGREKLKSIDYYKVIPDRIAAGTFIITGVMIGKEILIKNVEIEHIQSLLVKLKEAGVDTIKVLGNEVLVKGAKEWKGIEINTMPYPGFPTDLQPQIMVFACLAQGNSVIVENIFENRFSHVGELLRLGAKISIEGRTAFIQGVPKLLGAPVEATDLRAGAALVIAGLCAQGETEVIDAGEHIDRGYVRLDEELNALGAKIRRVRKE, encoded by the coding sequence ATGCTGGAGATAGGCTTTTTGGTACAAAGTAAAGGAAGGGAGGCTCCTTTGGGAGACAGTTTTATTATAGAAGGTGGACATAAGTTAAAAGGAGAGATTAGAGTATCTGGGAGCAAAAATGCTTCTCTTCCAATAATGGCTGCATCTCTATTATTAGATGATGAAGTCATTTTAGATGATGTTCCCCCAGTAAATGATATTCTAACGATGGCAGAAATTTTGAGGCTATTAGGGAAAGAAGTAGTTATTGATGACCAAAAGGTAACTATAAGAGGAGAGCCTAAATCCTTTGAGGCACCTTATGAATTAGTATCAAAAATGAGAGCTTCCTTTGAGATCTTAGGTCCACTTTTAGCCAGGTTTGGAGAGGCAAAGATCCCATATCCTGGAGGATGTAGAATTGGCATAAGACCTGTAGATTTACACATAAAAGGCTTTGAAAATTTGGGTGCAGAAATAAATGTAGAAAGTGGTTTTGTACATGCCAGAGCAAAAAAGGGGTTGAAGGGTGCAAAAATATATTTGGACAAGCCAAGTGTGGGAGCTACAAGAAATATTATGATGGGAGCAGTTTTGGCTAAGGGTGAAACTATTATTGAGAACGCAGCTTGTGAGCCAGAAGTTGTTGATTTAGGGAATTTTTTAAAATTATTAGGTGCAGAGATAGAAGGATTAGGAACTTCAACTATACATATTGTGGGAAGGGAAAAATTAAAAAGTATTGATTATTATAAGGTAATACCTGATAGAATAGCGGCAGGTACCTTTATAATAACGGGAGTGATGATTGGCAAGGAAATTTTGATTAAGAATGTCGAGATTGAACATATTCAAAGTTTGTTAGTAAAGTTAAAGGAGGCAGGAGTTGATACAATAAAGGTCTTGGGAAATGAAGTATTAGTTAAAGGGGCAAAGGAATGGAAAGGAATTGAGATTAATACAATGCCATATCCAGGCTTTCCAACTGATTTACAGCCTCAAATTATGGTTTTTGCATGTCTTGCTCAGGGAAATAGTGTCATTGTAGAAAATATATTTGAAAATAGATTTTCACATGTAGGTGAGTTATTGAGATTGGGTGCAAAAATTAGTATAGAAGGAAGAACTGCTTTTATACAAGGAGTTCCAAAACTTTTGGGAGCACCAGTTGAGGCAACAGACTTAAGAGCTGGAGCTGCTTTAGTTATAGCAGGATTATGTGCACAAGGAGAGACCGAAGTTATAGATGCAGGAGAGCATATAGATAGAGGATATGTGAGGTTAGATGAAGAATTAAATGCTTTAGGGGCAAAAATTAGGAGGGTAAGAAAAGAGTGA